A single window of Labeo rohita strain BAU-BD-2019 chromosome 4, IGBB_LRoh.1.0, whole genome shotgun sequence DNA harbors:
- the pah gene encoding phenylalanine-4-hydroxylase, giving the protein MDAGLRPMNGNLGRKGSLTSSYLEEPLNKTGVVSCIFSLKEEVGALVKALRLFEEKGINLTHIESRPSRNNKEEYEFFISVDQASSKALDEVVDGLRTQISGQVHELSRNKQKDTVPWFPNDIQDLDRFANQILSYGSELDADHPGFTDPVYRTRRKEFADIAYNYRHGQVIPYVEYTAEEKATWGTVFRELKTLYATHACHEHNRVFPLLEKYCGYREDNIPQLEDISRYLQSCTGFRLRPVAGLLSSRDFLAGLAFRVFHSTQYIRHGSKPMYTPEPDICHELLGHVPLFADPGFAQFSQEIGLASLGAPDEFIEKLATVYWFTVEFGLCKEGDEVKAYGAGLLSSFGELQYCLTDKPKLLPFEPEKTCLQKYPITEFQPVYFVAESFEDAKEKVRKFASTIPRPFSVRYNAYTQRIEMLDNAQQLKKLADNISGEISILCTAMRKME; this is encoded by the exons ATGGACGCAGGTCTCAGACCAATGAACGGGAATCTGGGGAGAAAG GGCTCTCTGACCTCGTCCTACCTGGAAGAACCGTTAAACAAAACAGGAGTGGTGTCCTGTATCTTTTCTTTGAAGGAGGAAGTTGGCGCTCTTGTAAAAGCTCTAAGACTATTTGAG GAGAAAGGTATTAACCTGACCCACATTGAGTCTCGTCCATCACGCAACAACAAAGAAGAATATGAGTTCTTCATCAGTGTGGATCAAGCCTCCTCTAAAGCTCTCGATGAAGTTGTTGATGGTCTGCGCACACAAATCAGTGGCCAAGTTCATGAGTTGTCTCGCAACAAACAGAAAGACACAG TTCCATGGTTCCCCAATGACATCCAGGACTTGGATCGTTTTGCCAATCAGATTCTCAGTTACGGGTCCGAGCTGGATGCAGACCATCCT GGCTTTACGGACCCTGTGTACCGCACCAGGAGGAAGGAATTTGCTGACATTGCCTACAACTACAGACA TGGACAGGTTATTCCATATGTTGAATACACGGCTGAAGAGAAGGCCACATGGGGAACGGTTTTTAGAGAGCTGAAGACTCTGTACGCGACGCATGCCTGTCATGAACACAACCGTGTTTTCCCACTGCTGGAGAAGTACTGTGGGTACCGTGAGGACAACATCCCGCAGCTAGAGGACATCTCACGCTACCTGCAGT CATGCACAGGTTTCCGTCTGCGTCCTGTGGCCGGTCTCCTCTCCTCGCGTGACTTTTTAGCTGGACTCGCCTTCCGAGTGTTTCACTCGACACAGTACATTCGCCATGGCTCCAAACCAATGTACACACCTGAACC GGACATCTGTCATGAGCTGCTGGGTCATGTCCCACTGTTTGCTGACCCAGGTTTTGCCCAGTTCTCACAG GAAATTGGACTCGCTTCTTTGGGTGCCCCTGATGAGTTTATAGAGAAGCTGGCTACT gtTTACTGGTTCACTGTGGAATTTGGTCTGTGCAAGGAAGGAGATGAAGTAAAGGCTTATGGTGCTGGTCTTCTCTCATCTTTTGGCGAACTGCAG TACTGTTTGACGGACAAGCCCAAACTTCTGCCTTTCGAACCAGAGAAGACCTGCCTGCAGAAGTATCCCATTACAGAGTTCCAGCCAGTTTACTTTGTGGCTGAAAGTTTCGAGGACGCCAAAGAAAAAGTCAG GAAATTTGCTTCCACCATTCCTAGACCTTTCTCTGTGCGTTACAATGCCTACACACAAAGAATTGAGATGCTGGACAACGCACAGCAGCTGAAAAAACTGGCTGACAACATCAGCG GTGAGATCTCAATTCTGTGCACCGCCATGCGAAAGATGGAGTGA
- the th2 gene encoding tyrosine hydroxylase 2: protein MKTDSMVQNIPLSGRKRSLIEDARRDRESGSSSPGPSRCGDSFVFEEEKSGKVTLNILFALKNEKNAGFFKAGKVFETFEAKLLHLESRPSRKSKKSGGDDLEFFMRCEVHCSDTDVFINSLKRVADDVRIVQEEKIPWFPKKISDLDKCNHLITKYDPDLDQDHPGFSDPEYRKRRGIISELAFNYKHGDPLPVVEYTPEETATWREVYRTLSSLYPTHACRQFLEALGQLESECLYGEDKIPQLGEVSAFLKERTGFQLRPVAGLLSARDFLASLAFRVFQCTQYIRHPSAPMHSPEPDCCHELLGHIPMLADKEFAQFSQEIGLASLGVSDEDIEKLSTLYWFTVEFGLCRQNGTVKAYGAGLLSSYGELLYALSNEPQYKPFNPSETAVQPYQDQSYQPVYFVSESFEDAKHKLRQYSSTIQKPFSIRYDPYTCSMEVLDEPSKIQNALGQMRDDLKILHKALERLGQK, encoded by the exons ATGAAGACGGACAGTATGGTGCAGAATATTCCGCTGAGCGGCAGAAAGCGCAGTCTGATCGAGGACGCGCGGCGCGACAGAGAGAGCGGCTCCTCTTCTCCGGGCCCCTCGCGTTGCGGGGACAGCTTCGTGTTTGAGGAGGAGAAGAGCGGCAAAGTCACTCTAAACATTCTATTTGCTctcaaaaatgagaaaaacgCAGGCTTCTTTAAGGCTGGCAAAGTCTTTGAG ACTTTTGAAGCCAAGCTCCTTCATTTGGAGAGTCGACCGAGCAGGAAGTCTAAGAAGAGCGGTGGAGATGATTTGGAGTTTTTCATGAGGTGTGAAGTGCACTGCTCCGACACCGACGTCTTCATCAACTCCTTAAAAAGAGTTGCAGATGATGTGAGAATAGTGCAAGAGGAAAAGA TTCCATGGTTTCCAAAGAAGATTTCTGACCTAGATAAATGCAATCATCTGATAACAAAATATGACCCTGATCTGGACCAGGATCACcct GGATTCAGTGATCCAGAATACAGAAAACGAAGAGGAATCATTTCAGAACTGGCTTTCAACTATAAGCA TGGTGACCCTTTACCTGTAGTGGAGTACACTCCAGAGGAGACTGCCACTTG GAGGGAGGTTTACAGGACTCTGAGCAGTCTGTATCCCACTCACGCCTGCAGACAGTTTCTAGAAGCTCTTGGCCAGCTAGAAAGTGAATGTTTGTATGGGGAAGACAAGATCCCTCAGCTAGGAGAAGTTTCTGCATTTCTTAAAG AGAGGACAGGATTTCAGTTGCGGCCCGTGGCAGGGCTGCTATCTGCTCGGGACTTCCTAGCGAGTCTTGCTTTCCGGGTGTTCCAGTGTACCCAGTACATTCGTCACCCTTCAGCTCCCATGCATTCCCCTGAACC TGACTGCTGCCATGAGCTGCTTGGACATATTCCCATGCTCGCAGATAAAGAATTCGCTCAGTTTtcacag GAGATTGGACTTGCCTCGCTTGGAGTATCGGATGAGGATATTGAGAAACTGTCCACA CTGTACTGGTTTACAGTGGAGTTTGGTCTCTGTAGGCAAAATGGAACCGTGAAGGCTTATGGGGCTGGACTTCTGTCCTCATATGGAGAACTTTTG TATGCTCTTTCTAATGAGCCCCAATACAAGCCATTCAACCCATCTGAGACTGCGGTCCAACCATACCAGGACCAGTCATATCAACCTGTTTACTTTGTGTCTGAAAGCTTTGAGGATGCCAAACACAAGCTAAG GCAATATTCATCTACAATACAGAAGCCCTTCTCTATTAGATATGATCCGTACACTTGCAGCATGGAGGTTTTGGATGAGCCTTCTAAGATCCAGAATGCTTTAGGGCAGATGAGGGATGACCTGAAGATCTTACATAAAGCCCTGGAGAGGCTGGGACAGAAATAA